The genomic DNA TTTTGTAGCTATTAACAATACTTTAAGACGAAATACTTAGTAATCTCTTTTTGGCATAAAGTTCCAATAGTCGATATTAGTTATTATCTCTACAGTAACCTTGCGATCTCCTTCACGCACGATATGCGATTCGCTAACAGGAGCGTAAGATATCTTCTTACCCACACCACGCGATTTTAGTATATCGGCAGGAACACCTCTGTCTTCCAAAGCTTTTATAACAGATGCTGCACGTCTTCTAGATAAGCCGATATTATATTCAGCACTACCTCTTGCATCAGTATATCCTGTTATCAAGTATTTTTTAGCAGTATTATTATTGAGGATATTAGCAATTTTATCCAACGTTTCATTACTCTCCGGACGAATATCTGATTTGTCAAACTCGAAGTAAATATTGTTGAACAACTCACAAAGTTCAGTAGATGGTGTTTCCACTACTGTAGCAGGTATTTCCACAATTTTCTCAATAATCTGAGGAGGAGACTGGATAATTTTTTCAACATCTACATATTGTACTACCGGTTGAGCTTTCTTGGATTTTCCACCAAGGCGCCACATCAAGCGCACTGTACCCTGAGTAGAATTCGCTACATTTTTGTGAGGCATCATTAACCAGTCACCTTGTAATGCAATACCAAAACGATCGTTCAACCATGCATTTAAACCTATCCCAAATGCAACCGGAAACATTTCGTTACGATCGATACCATCTTTGTTATATAGATTTTCGAGCACCCACGACATTTCTTCAGGTAACGTACCTTCCGATCCGGTA from Dysgonomonas mossii includes the following:
- a CDS encoding OmpA family protein, coding for LYIARELNTHFYLDVQGNLSFTEQYVDGKDKLKTAFMVGPGLQWRLGEYFGSKYVDPFFRVGVNYMKKNFDMKYTGSEGTLPEEMSWVLENLYNKDGIDRNEMFPVAFGIGLNAWLNDRFGIALQGDWLMMPHKNVANSTQGTVRLMWRLGGKSKKAQPVVQYVDVEKIIQSPPQIIEKIVEIPATVVETPSTELCELFNNIYFEFDKSDIRPESNETLDKIANILNNNTAKKYLITGYTDARGSAEYNIGLSRRRAASVIKALEDRGVPADILKSRGVGKKISYAPVSESHIVREGDRKVTVEIITNIDYWNFMPKRDY